The following proteins come from a genomic window of Paucimonas lemoignei:
- the caiD_1 gene encoding enoyl-CoA hydratase, giving the protein MSDYQSFVVELNDHIAHVQINRPQKLNAMDAAFWSEIIEIFQWVDDTDEVRVVVLSGAGAHFSSGIDLALLASVANQLGKDVGRNARTLRRSIERLQASFTAVDNCRKPVLAAIHGYCLGGAIDLISSCDMRYCAEDAKFAIREIDMGMAADVGTLQRLPRIIGDGIMRELAYTGRTVEAQEAQVIGLVNRTFADAAALLEGVMAIAAQIAAKSPIAIAGTKEMITYMRDHRIDDGLEHVAIWNAAMLQSADLKVAMVAQMSKQKPVFDN; this is encoded by the coding sequence GTGTCTGACTATCAATCCTTCGTCGTCGAGCTCAATGACCACATTGCCCATGTGCAGATCAATCGCCCGCAGAAACTCAATGCCATGGACGCCGCGTTCTGGTCGGAAATCATCGAAATTTTCCAGTGGGTCGATGACACCGACGAAGTCCGAGTGGTGGTCCTGAGCGGTGCAGGCGCGCACTTTTCCTCGGGCATTGATCTGGCCTTGCTCGCCTCGGTGGCCAACCAGCTGGGCAAGGACGTGGGCCGCAACGCCCGAACCCTGCGCCGCAGCATCGAGCGCCTGCAGGCCTCGTTCACGGCTGTGGACAACTGCCGCAAGCCGGTACTGGCCGCCATTCACGGCTATTGCCTGGGCGGCGCGATCGATCTGATTTCATCCTGCGACATGCGCTATTGTGCCGAGGACGCCAAGTTCGCGATTCGCGAGATCGACATGGGCATGGCCGCCGACGTGGGCACCTTGCAGCGCCTGCCACGGATCATCGGCGACGGCATCATGCGTGAGCTGGCCTACACCGGTAGAACCGTCGAGGCACAGGAAGCGCAGGTCATCGGCCTGGTCAACCGGACCTTTGCTGACGCAGCCGCACTGCTTGAAGGCGTCATGGCCATCGCCGCCCAGATCGCTGCGAAATCACCGATTGCCATCGCCGGCACCAAGGAAATGATCACGTATATGCGCGATCACCGGATCGATGATGGCCTTGAACACGTTGCGATCTGGAACGCTGCCATGCTGCAATCAGCGGACTTGAAAGTGGCCATGGTTGCCCAGATGAGCAAACAGAAGCCCGTTTTCGACAACTAA
- the nudC gene encoding NADH pyrophosphatase, which produces MSGVRRWTTAVLDTQVPGGLAVVHSTAGFLLDANGVLFPRQWLRSLDLPVLGEHGIGHLDGEPVYLVVLKDAVEVEGCTWQGLRQFMLEGDFDIFQMLGYAAQISTWAREHRFCGSCGTPTVQVPGERAMYCEHDNLRFYPRISPSMIVLITRGDEILLARSPRFVTGVYSTLAGFVEPGESAEDCVRREVMEEVQVKVRNITYMGSQCWPFPHSMMLGFHAEYESGEIVPQADEIEDARWFRIDDLPPLPANRSIARYLIEAYLAQRSGAPEPVLPG; this is translated from the coding sequence ATGTCAGGCGTGAGGCGCTGGACCACCGCTGTATTGGACACCCAGGTGCCGGGCGGGTTGGCCGTCGTGCACAGCACCGCCGGTTTTTTGCTGGATGCCAACGGCGTGCTATTCCCCAGGCAATGGCTGCGCAGTTTGGACCTGCCGGTGCTGGGCGAGCACGGTATTGGTCATCTGGACGGCGAGCCGGTGTACTTGGTGGTGCTCAAGGATGCTGTGGAGGTCGAGGGTTGCACCTGGCAGGGCTTGCGTCAGTTCATGCTGGAAGGGGATTTCGACATTTTCCAGATGCTGGGCTATGCCGCGCAAATCAGCACCTGGGCGCGGGAGCATCGTTTCTGTGGCAGCTGTGGTACGCCGACCGTGCAAGTGCCGGGTGAGCGCGCCATGTACTGCGAGCATGACAACCTGCGGTTTTATCCGCGCATTTCGCCGAGCATGATCGTGCTGATTACCCGGGGCGACGAAATCCTGCTGGCACGCTCGCCGCGCTTCGTCACGGGTGTCTACAGCACCTTGGCAGGCTTCGTGGAACCTGGCGAGTCTGCCGAGGACTGCGTGCGCCGCGAGGTCATGGAAGAGGTGCAGGTCAAGGTCAGGAACATCACCTACATGGGCAGTCAGTGCTGGCCGTTTCCGCATTCGATGATGCTGGGTTTTCACGCCGAATACGAAAGCGGCGAAATCGTGCCTCAGGCTGACGAGATTGAAGACGCGCGCTGGTTTCGCATCGACGATTTGCCCCCGTTACCTGCCAACCGTTCCATTGCCCGCTACTTGATCGAAGCGTACCTGGCCCAGCGCTCAGGCGCCCCCGAACCAGTGCTGCCAGGCTAG
- the yfcA gene encoding membrane protein yields the protein MPFELSVELSTLAVLVVVAFVAGFIDSIAGGGGLLTTPALMTAGLPPHLVLGTNKLSSTFGSAIASYTFYRRKLFHPQDWTRALLGTAVGALIGAVIAHYLPAAWINQMLPVIVFGCGLYLLFGGTPKAPLDSNAPIKKKWQLPQGLGLGFYDGVAGPGTGAFWTVSSMLLYPLDLVKASGVARSMNFVSNATALSVFIFSGQVDWVIGLSMGVAVMAGAALGARSAIKGGAKFIRPVFITVVLCLTVRLAWQHWFGGA from the coding sequence ATGCCCTTTGAATTGAGTGTCGAGTTGAGCACCCTGGCGGTGCTGGTTGTCGTGGCCTTCGTGGCGGGTTTCATTGATTCCATCGCCGGTGGCGGCGGATTGCTGACCACACCTGCACTGATGACTGCTGGCCTGCCCCCGCATCTGGTGCTGGGGACCAACAAGCTCAGCTCGACCTTCGGCTCGGCCATCGCCAGCTACACCTTCTACCGGCGCAAGCTCTTCCACCCACAGGACTGGACACGCGCCTTGCTGGGCACCGCCGTCGGCGCGCTGATCGGTGCGGTGATCGCGCATTACCTGCCTGCGGCGTGGATCAACCAGATGTTGCCGGTGATCGTTTTCGGCTGCGGCTTGTACCTGTTGTTCGGCGGTACACCCAAGGCGCCACTGGACAGCAACGCGCCTATCAAAAAGAAATGGCAACTGCCGCAGGGCCTGGGGCTGGGCTTTTACGATGGCGTTGCCGGGCCGGGCACGGGCGCGTTCTGGACCGTCAGCAGTATGCTGCTTTACCCGCTGGATCTGGTGAAAGCCAGTGGCGTGGCGCGCAGCATGAACTTCGTCAGCAACGCCACGGCGCTGTCGGTGTTCATCTTTTCCGGTCAGGTGGACTGGGTGATTGGTTTGAGCATGGGCGTGGCCGTCATGGCCGGTGCAGCCCTTGGCGCGCGCAGCGCAATCAAGGGCGGGGCGAAGTTCATTCGGCCGGTGTTCATCACCGTCGTGCTGTGCCTGACCGTGCGCCTAGCCTGGCAGCACTGGTTCGGGGGCGCCTGA